CTTCCGAATCGTTCAGACGGTCTATCAGTTCACGGCATCCGTAAATTACACCACTACCGTCCCTGCCGGAGACTTTAGTAAGATTTCCGGCAGTCGTAATATGAAAAGTTATATCTATATCTGCTCGCTGGTACCCCAATATTAAAAAGATAACAGAAGCAAACAAAAAGTTCTGGTATATAAGACTAAAAAGCGTATATTTGCGAATTACTATTTTTAGTTTTATGCAAACTTATATCGAAACATCCCGATTGATCCTTCGCGATTGGAAAGAGGAAGACATTCCTCTTTTTGCCCTCATGAACGCCGACCCTCACGTCATGGAGTACTTTCTCCAACCATTAACTCCGGAAGAATCACTCAATTTTTATCATCGTATCCAAAAGGAATTTCAAACCTGCGGCTTCGGTTTGTATGCCGTAGAACGCAAAGAAGACCATGCTTTTATGGGCTATACCGGGCTGCATCAGATAACATTCGATGTAGATTTTGCACCGGGTATAGAAATCGGCTGGCGGCTGGCACATGAGTATTGGGGACATGGCTATGCCCCTGAAGCAGCAACAGCTTGTCTGGAATATACTCGTAAACAACCGGACATTACAGAACTGTATTCATTTACTTCCCTGCCGAATCTCCGTTCGGAACGTGTAATGCAGAAGATAGGTATGACACGAATGAAAGAGTTCGACCATCCGCTTGTTCCTGCTGACCATCCATTATGCAAACACGTGTTATATCATATCAAAACAGGATGAAAGCATTATCCGGAAGATTTGTATTCCTTTTAAAACGATTAACACACCAACCGTGACGGGTGAAGGTGGATGAAGAAGACAATCCGGCAATTATATTGGTAAAACAAAAGAAATAAAGGTAAACATAGAAACTATTGACTTTGCTCTTTTTATTTTGTATATTTGTCCGAAAGAACCAACTGGAACAAGAATGAGATATACAAAAATAAAGACATAAAGATAGACTTTGAAGGCATAGATATATGTCCGGAAGAATAGAAACGGGGCAAAATCTGTAGAGATTTTACCCCGTTTTGTTTAATATATTCAGTTTCATTTACTAAGTAACCCTGAATATCATTTATTATAAACGTGAGACCCGTTTATAATAAACTGTTCCATTATTTATTAAAAACACAAAATGAGTTTATTAGCATCTTGTATAAGAAAAAGAAAACTGTTTAAGAGTAGAAAAGACAGCAATGGGACATACACAAATATATCTATACATTGAAGACAATAAACGACCTTTACAACTAATTTTCTTTTTCACTTATTACTCATTTAGTGCTTCTCAACAATAGAGATAATATCACTATTGTTCACCTATTCGTATTTTATTCTTTAGTAAAGTTTCTGGTTCACCAGTTCGTCAAAGAGCCTTGCATATTTCTCTGCGACCGCTTCTGCGAACTTTTTACCTTTTTCGGCAGAGGCTCCACGCGGATCACCTACCCCGGTATCTTTCGATACTTTTCCCCAGTTTCTGGGAATCCATGCTACTTTTTCATTCAAAGACTGCACGGCAAAGGTTTTATATTCTCCACTTCCTGCTTCTTCAAGATTGACCAGTTCGGGATGATAGTGCATCATTACAGATGTCTCGACTTCATCTGCATGGTCACCCGGATTTTCAAAATAGTCCTTAACCTTTAATACGGTATACCATTCACTTGATGCAATCAGAAAGTCAGGATAGTCTACCGATAAATCACGAATCATACTTTTAAAAGTATTGCCACCATGCCCGTTGATAATTACTAATTTCCGGATACCTTGAACATAAAGGGAAGAAACAATATCCGTCAGTATTGCTTTCTGAGTTTCATAACGCGTATGGATACAAAACGGAAGTTCCCGTTGTCCCGGATTTTGCGACCCCATGCCGATAGGTGGCATGACCATACAATTTACCCCATATTTCTGTTTGGCTATCAAAGCGGCAGAAACCGCTACATCATGAGAAAGGATACAATCCGTCATATAGGGCAAATGCAGATTATGAGGTTCGGTAGCCCCCCACGGTAACGCTACAATATCATATCTCCCATCTTTTACTTCTCCATAACAAGATATGGATAAATCAACTTTTCTATTCATATACCTTATTTATTTCTGATGATTATACTATTTCATTTTTACTATCACTTCTTTCTTTTTTTATCAGACCATACTTCTTGAAGCAAAAATAGGAATTGTTTGGAGATTCTATAGCTAATCAAGGACTAAATTCACTAACTAATTAACAAATATATTACAAGCGATAGGTAACCGTTCTTTCTTCGGAAGAGTCAATTCAAAGACGCCAGATACCTTCTAAGACTTTCTCTACGGTTCCTATATTCGCTTTGGGTTGGCGGCAGCTCTTGATTGTCAGATATCCCTTGCCTTCCGTAGCTTTTACTTCCTTCGTTTTATTATCCATGTGTTGCAATCTCAAAATTACGGAAACCATGAGAAATTTCCGGAGAATAGATTTTTAGCCAATAATACTCTTTATATAATCCGTAGGGCATACATGATAGAAATCCTTAAATTTCTTCCTAAAATATTGGACATCACAATATCCCAACATACCTGCTATTTCCGAAATATTAAATTGTTGGGAAGCCAACAATTTAAGTGCTTTATCCATTTTGAATGAATAGATGTAATCTTCCGGTGACATACCTATAATATCCTTTATCTTACTGTAAAAAGCAGTACGACTCATCCCTATATCAACACAAAGTTTATCAATCCTATATTTCTCCGTTGAGAGATTCTTTTCCAATATTTCATTGACTTTATTCATAAATAACAAATCTGTGTTTTCCATTTCCTGCCTCATAGGCACCAAAGGAAAAATGGCATCAGATAAAAAGTTTTTTATTCGTTCACGCAACGCTATGCGGTTCTCAATAAGCATGTGAATATCCGCCCTGAACTTACAGATACTCTCTGTACGCAATTTCAACCGATCTGCTCCACATCCTAAATGAGAAAGATAGCTTTCATTATCAAAAGACCTTATCAGCAGAACGACTGGTATCTCTCCCATTGTTTTATCTGCTTTAACTTGAAAACAGAGCGAATCACCACTTATGCCGTTTACATTATCATCAATAATGATTGTGTCAGGAATTTGCCGGATGATAGTATGTATTATCAAATCAGGATCTTCAAGAATGGAAATCTGATAGTATCTCGACAAAGACTTTCTCAAATAATCACTGAACGGTTTATCCTTCATTACTAATAAGATATGAGGAGCATCCTTTGCTTTCAAATCTTGTTTTTCATCCTTATGAATTCGAGAGGATTTTATAACGGGACATTCTTGATTCTGGCAATGACAGTCCGTCGGGATAACAATCCTGAAAGTGGCGAATTTGCCGTGTCCGTAGCCAATCATTTTCCCTCCATGCAAACGAATGATTTTTCTGACAGTCCTCAAACCACTATATCCATATACAGGAAACAGAGCGGAAATAAAGGAAAATAAACTTTCAGCTTTATTCTCCGTTACGGTATTATTGCTGATATGTAATTCCCATGCATCCATTGTATGCGTTACGCTAATTGATATGCAACAACCCGAATTTGTTATCAAGATTATCTTGTATAAAAGATACTGAAGTGCGGCTGTCATTATGTTCTCATTTATCCTGCAACTGACACAATCCGAACATTCGTTGACCTTCAATTTCACTTGACGGATGTTTGCGTATGGCCGACATTGATTAACAATGGAAGTGATATAAGTGGAAAGTTCAAAATCGACAGTAGCTGTCTTAGGTTTAATACTACCTTCAATCTTATCAAGCGTCATAACATTCTGATTACAGTCTATTATACGTTCAGCATATTTCAAGACTTCCTCTATTTTCAGAGAAATCGGTTCAGACAGACTAGCAGTTTTAATATCTTCCAACTGATTTCGTAATAATGTCAAGGGTGTATGTATCGAATGAAGCATATTCATTGCAATCTTATATTTTTCATGAGATTGAAACCGGACATTATACTCTGCCGCAAGATAGGCAAGTAGGCAAATAAATAGTCCAATACCAAGTCCCCCTACGGGAATTACATATCCAAGCAGAGACAAATCAGACAAAATTACATCAATAGTCTGTTTACTGCCCACAAAATCTGCTCCCTCCTTTAAAGGAAGTAAAAGCTGAAAACTAAATAATAAATTCAGGAAACAATCATTCATACTAATATCAGATTAATTTAATTAATATTTTACACTTTCAGTAAAACACGTCTGATGATTCTTTGACGTATTAAAATCCGATGCAAGTATAAACTTTTCGATACCGGTTTACGAGGTGGTTTCTGACAAAAACAAAGGGCGTTTTCTATCTAAAATGGTAACATTTTCATTTGTTACTCTAATATAAGCAAATGTAAGTGTAAAGCTACATTTTTATCCGATTTACATACAATAATATATATTTTTACTATGAAATTAATCAATAGAAAGCATACAGATACAAAACAAAAACGGGCAAATATGCAATACATCACGCATATTTACCCGCATCCTATTATAATCGAGAATTCCTATTTTCTGGAAATAGAATCTTTCCTGCCTTGTTTATTTAGAATAGATGGATTTCCTTTATATTCAATATCTCCACTACCGCTAACTTTTGCATCCAACTGTTTAGAAGCATAACAAGAGATATCGCCGGAACCTGAAACAGTGGCAATCACTTCAGTAGCCGCCAACTTATCAGCACTGATGTCACCGGAGCCGTTTACAGTCAACGCAGCCCATTTCGCAGCGCCTTTGATATTCACATCTCCCGAACCACTGACTATCGTTTTTACAGTAGTGCCCTTCACATTTTTCACATCGATATCTCCACTCCCTTTTATATAAGCAGAAAGATTAGTATATTGCAGATTCTCCGCTTCAATATCTCCGGAACCGGTTATGTTCAGAGTTAAATCAACACCTTTAATAGTACCCTTCAGATATACATCTGCCGAACCTTTAATATCTACTTCATCTAATGAAGGAGAAGAAGCAATCACTTTCAAACGACGTTCTCCACTAAGAATCTTAACCCCCTTCTTGATATTCACCTGCAACACTCCATTCGCAGTAGACACTTCCAGCAAATCGACCAAATTGTCCGAACCATATATAGAAATCTCTGTTTTAGAGCCACTACTCTGTCGATATTCAACATCAGTACTGCCTAGCACCTTGATTGAGCTAAAATTGCTTACGTTATTCAACTCCTTTGTAATATACTTCTTACTGGGAGTTACGGTCTGTGCCTGCATTCCTGTTATAAACAAGAACATCAGTACTGCCAACATAGATGTAACCTTTAAACTTTTCATAATTTTTTTCGTTAAATGTTCTAACGACAAATATAAGAAGTATATTTCAATTTACAAGAAAAGAACGAATATAACTTTGCCAACCTTCCGGATCAATGCGGAACAATAATGGTCCAATAATTAAACTATACATTTTAGTTATTTGTTTATAATGAATAGATAAGTACACATTATTGTATTTACACTTCCAACGTATTTTCACCTATGCATAGTAAGTCCTTTTCAGCCGGATATTGAAATTCGTTTTTATGCCCGATAACTTTTAATTATTTCTACGCCTTATTGCCTGTAGTATTCATGCACAAGAAAAGTAACCACCTGTGCAGGAATATAAACTTTGGTACGATCGCCCGGCACAAGTATGGACCGAAGCATTACCATTGGGAAACGGCCGTTTAGGGGCCATGGTATATGGAATAGAATCACCCGCTCGTTTGGACAAAAAGGAGCGGGCGATTCTTTGCATTTATCCTTTTTATATTTTACATTTGCCAGTAAAAAAGAAATCATGGCAGATAATTATATAGAAAGACAGCAGGAACAATATGAAGCCAGAAAAGCTGCTTGGAAACAAGCACAGAAGTATGGTAAAAAGAAAACCGGAACAACGCATCAGGTGAGAACGGGACAAGCAGACAAGATACCTTCTGATGCAAACAGACGGAAAAGAAGAGTTTTCGTAACAGGCGGAGCGGAAGGAATAGGCAAAGCAATCGTAGAAGCATTTTCTCAAGCGGATTGCCTAGTCGCTTTCTGTGATACGAATGATGCATCCGGTCAACAAACTGCAAAAGAAACAGGAAGCATATTCCACAAGGTTGATGTAAGCAATAAAGAGTCGTTGGAGAATTGTGTCCTGCAAATTCTGAAGGAATGGGGCGATCTTGATATCATTATTAATAATGTAGGCATTAGCAACTTTTCTCCTATCACGGAAACAAGTATAGAGGATTTCGACAAGATTCTCTCTGTCAACCTGCGTCCTGTATTTATCACTTCACGATTACTTGCCATTCATCGTAAAGCCCTTTCCTTTCCAAATCCTTACGGAAGAATTATCAATATCTGTTCCACCCGTTATCTGATGAGCGAGCCCGGAAGTGAAGGTTATGCCGCCTCAAAAGGTGGTATCTATTCTTTAACCCATGCATTAGCCTCATCATTATCCGAATGGCACATTACGGTAAACTCTATTGCACCGGGGTGGATACAGACACATGACTACAACCAGCTCCGCCCGGAAGACCATTCACAACACCCTTCCCGGCGAGTGGGCAAACCGGAAGACATTGCCCGTATGTGCTTATTTCTTTGCGAGGAAAACAATGACTTCATCAACGGAGAGAACATAACCATTGACGGAGGAATGACGAAAAAGATGATTTATGTGAAATAAGTCTATCCTTCTTGGGATGTCACGCCAATGCGATCTAATGCATTTCGAGTAATCTCAATCCCCGTCGCTACAATGGACTCTGCATGATGAAACTCCAACATATCATAAGCATTGCCGGACATCCGTATTAATATGTCCGGCTGACAGCGTTCTATCTGATAACGAGTAATTTGTTGCATCATCATTCTTGAAGATTCTGTCAACAGATTATAAGGACTCATCTTCTTTCTCTTTCCGCAATCAACCGGTGCATTCACATCGACTGCTATCAAAAGATCTCCTTCGGTGCGATGTACATGATTGAGCGGGAGGGGATTCAAGATCCCCCCGTCAATCAATACCATGCCGTCTTTTCGCAAAGGGCGGAAAAGCATTGGTATGGAAATGGATGCGCGGATAGCCTCATGTAAGCTGCCACTATCGAACCTCACCTCCTGATCACAAACAATATTGGTGGCCATGGCAACATAAGGAATCGGTAAGTCCTCGATGTTCATATCGGGGATTATCTCCTTTAACTCTTTGATGAAGCGATCTCCTTTCACCAGTCCGTCCCGACTTAATGTGAGGTCTGCCAGTTCCCACATCTTACGCTTATCCCAGCTATACAGCCATTCTTTGCATTCTTCCAGTTTTCCCGAAGCATACATCGCTCCCACCATTGCTCCCATTGAACTTCCGGCAATAGAAGTTATTTCATAATTGTGACGTAATAATTCTTCTATGACTCCAATATGTGCAATACCACGCGCACCACCCATAGAAAGGACTAATGCTACTTTCTGTTTTCCCATAATAAATCCATTTTCTACAAAGGAAACAAATTCCGGAGAAAAAAGTCGGTTGGAAACATATAATTATCGCAAATTACTATTCGCCTTGCAGCATTCCACTGTTTACCCCAGGGATTAGGAACTTTTATCCCGGGAATTATCGACAACGAACCGGATAGTGACGCTGTTCCAGCTATATAGAGACACTATACCCGACACATACCGTCACTCTTTTTTATCGGGAACAACAATCAATATAAATGTAATAAAAAATGGGCTGCCGAACCCTGAAAAGTCCGACAGCCCTGTCAACCCAAAAACGATACCTATGAAACACTGTGTGTTACTTTAAATCAAATAATATACGTTGACTATGAACCAGTTCATCATGCGTGATACGGTATTGATTGAATTTCTTTCCGTTCAATAACACCTTGTTAATATATAAAGTTCCCGGTTGAGTACGATTGCTTTCTATCACTAATTCTTTTTCCTTATACCATTTCGGATCTAAACGAATAGTCACTTTATTGAATACAGGAGTCGTTAATGTATATTCCGGCAATCCGGGACAATCGGGATAAAAACCAATCATATTAAAAATAGCCCATGCAGACATTGTCCCTGTATCATCATTACCGGGAATACCATTCGGCTTCGTTGTAAAGTACTTATCCAACAGCCGTTGTGTTTCTTTCTGCGTGCGCCATTCCTCTCCTCTAAAATAAGAGAATAAATGAGCATAGGCAATATCCGGTTCATTGGCCGGGTCATAAAGACCTTCGTCAAAAACCATTTGCAGTTTTTTGACAAAGGGGTTCTTTCCTCCCATTAACTTGGCAAGTCCATAAACATCATGTGGCACATAGAATGAATAATTCCATGCACTACCTTCATGGAAACCGGGATTCGGTTCAAAATTCTCTCCTTGTCTGGGATTAAACGGACTGTAAAAAGTGCCATCAGGAAGAATCGGACGGAAAGTACCGAACTCTTTGCTATAATAATGCTTATAACCTAAAGAACGTTTATAAAACATTTCCGCATCCTTTTTCTTTCCCAAAGCTTCCGCAAAGCGAGACAACGCAAAATCTGCAATATAATATTCCAATGCATGAGATACCGAGTTATCATACTGCTCACGAAGCGGTACATAGCCTTTGGACATATAATCATCATTATCCGGACGCATCAGATTCTTTGCTCCCGGCAATGTAGCCGACTTATACATCGCTTCATAAGCCAAATCAACGTCAAAATCACGTAATCCTTTCATCCATGTATCTACGATAACCGGAATACTCGGATCACCTTCCATAGTCAATGTCTCTCTTCCATACAATTCCCATTTGGGCAGCCACCCATGTTCCCGATACATATCAAGCATAGTACGTACCATTTCCATTTGGCGTTCCGGATAGACCAGTGTCAGCAACTGATGAACATTGCGATAGGTATCCCAGAGAGAAAACACTGTATAGCGGTCTCCCTTTGTCGTCATAATCTTATCACTCTCCATTGCCGGATATTCTCCGTTGACATCCTGTAATATATTCGGATGAATCAGCAAATGATATAGTGCCGTATAGAAAACAGTCTTCTGAGCATCAGTACCTCCTTCTACAGTAATTCTCGACAAATCGTCATTCCATTTTGCACGAGCCTCTGCATGAATCTGTTCAAAGTTCCTACCCTCCTGTTCACGATCCAGATTCAGCCGGGCATTCTCTATGCTGACAAACGAAACGCCCATTTGCACTTCTACCTGTTCGCCTTCCTCCGTATCGAACGAAAAATAAGTACCAACATCATCTCCTGCTATCTCTTTTCCATAGCGGGTATAAAGTTTATATTTTCCCTGGTCCGGATCCCATTCTGCCTCTACACCAGTCATAGGTCTCTGTTTCTTCCAATACCCTGTTGTTACAGGTGTTTTCTTTACCCGCATCACAAAATAAATAGGAAATACAGCTTGAGGATTATAACAGAATGTACCAAGCAGCTTCATTCCCTCAACTTCGCAATCGTTTACACGGCGAAGCATAGCACCACTTTCATTTGTCAGTCCCTCTCCCAGATTTAGTAGTATATGGCTCTTACCTTTAGGGAAAGTAAAACGGGCGATACTTGTACGTGGAGTAGCCGAAACCTCTGTTTTTACATTATACTTTGTCAGATAGTTGGAATAATAACCGGGTGAAGCCTGTTCATCCTTATACTTACTTCCATACTCCTTATAGTCTACATTCAACTCTCCGGTAGTAGGCATCAGCAACAAAGAACCTAATTCAGGACATCCGACTCCACTTAAATTAACATGAGCATATCCGGTAAAGAAGCAGTTGGTATGCTCATAAGGTGTGGACCACCAGCGGGCATCTTTATCGTATTTATTTTCTGAATATCCCATTACATTGAAAGGAACCACAGACATCATCCCGTTCGGGCAAATTGCTCCCGGATTGGTAGTGCCAAAATTTGTTGTCCCGATAAAAGGATCAACATAATCTATCAAAAGACTTTTCTTCTCAGCAGGGGAGCTTCCTCCCTCTCCCCCATAAACGGGAAGAAGGATGAAAGCTAATGTGTAAGTTAATAGAATACGTTTCATATCTTATTAAATGATACTTGTCCGTTTAGTAAAATCAATAATCTCCTGAATATATCCGAAAGCCATACCCACAACGGTATCTGCCGCACCATAATAAACGGCTACACGTTCACCGTCCTGTAAAGCTGCACAAGGAAATACCACATTAGGGACATCCCCTTGAAGTTCATAAGGAGCAGCAGGGCCAAGCAGGTATTCGCGAGTACGATAAAGTACCTTTTCCGGATGATTTTTATCAAGTATGGCAGCCCCCATCGCATAGCGGAAACCATTACAAGTAGTAATAACCCCATGATAAAAGAGTAACCAGCCTTCATCTGTCAGGAAAGGAACAGAACCTGCACCGATCTTTGTGCATTGCCATGCACTTTCAGGGAATGGAGTTACTTTCATTACGCAACGATGCTCTCCCCAATATTTCATATCCGGACTGAAACTGATATATATATCACCAAACGGAGTATGACCGTTATCACTAGGACGACTCAACATTGCATATTTACCGCCTATCTTTTGCGGAAAAAGAACGCCATTACGATTGAAAGGTAAGAAAGCATTCTCACATTGAAAAAATTCTTCAAAATCAAAAGTATAAGCGATACCGATTGTAGGACCATGGTAACCGTTGCACCAAGTTATCCAATAACGGTCTTCAATCCATGTGACACGAGGGTCATATTTATACTCCGATTCAATCATTTCTGTATTACCGGCCTTGAATTTTATAGGTTCATGGCTGATATCCCAATGAATACCGTCTTTGCTGAATCCTGTAAAGATATTCATCTGCACAGCTTTATTATCACAACGGAATACCCCTGCAAACCCCTCCTTAAAAGGTACGACCGCACTGTTGAAAATACTGTTAGATGAGGGAATATGATAACGTCCTATAACCGGATTTTGTGAATAGCGCCACATAACGTCTGTACATCCGGACGGACGGTCTTCCCAAGGCATTTGAATCTTACTCATAATCATTAAATTTTTATGTTATTTATTTTTTTGAATCATCATAAGTGAATGGTATAAAATAGGTAATCAGAAAAGCCGGAATTGTAGCAATCAAAACATAGATGAAGAAATTCCGATATCCTAATAAATCACTGAAATAGCCACTAACCATGCCCGGAAGCATTACTCCCAAGTTCATAATTCCGGATGCAAATGCATAATGCGACATTTGATGTTTCCCCGGAGCTATCTGTTGCATCATAAACAGTGTCAAACCGACAAAGCCAAAACCATAACCAAAATATTCCATAGTAATACAGGTTCCTATCAGATAAACATTGGTTGGTTGAGTTACAGCCAGAAAAGTATAGGCCAAAAACGGAAGATTAAAAATACAACAAAGTGTAAAAAGTGTCCGTTTTAACCCGAACTTAGAGACATAGATACCTGCCAGCAAAGAGCCTAGCACAAAAGCTGCCGAACCAAAAACTCCATTTAACGTACCTATCTCTTTTAAAGACAATCCCAATCCGCCAACTTCTCTTGAAGCACGTAAGAAAAGTGGAGCTATCTTCATAATAAATCCTTCCGCCAAACGATATAATATAATAAAGCAGATATAGTAAAAAATATGCTTTTTAGTAAAGAAATTAGCAATTACCGCTACTAACTCCCGCCCTACCTCTGAGGTCGTCTTTTTTGTTGTTGACGGTATCTGATTAGACGGCAACATCCTTATATGATAGAGACCTATTAATACCATTATTGCCGCAATCACAGCAAAAATAATCATCCATGCATAAGAATATGCTCCTTTATTTGCTTCTAAAGAAGCCCCTTCTATTGCCCCAAAGTATTCTGCCAGTGCTCCCGCCATAGCAACTAATCCTCCGTTAGCTACCAACTTAGCAACATTATAAAATGCACCTTGCACTCCAATATATTTTGCCTGTTCTTCTTTATTCAGTTCAGCCATATATACACCGTCACAAGCTATGTCATGGGTAGCCCCACTAAAAGCAATAACAGCCATTGTAGAAATGCTAATAGCAAAAAAGTAATCGAAAAATAAAGAAAAAGCCACTATCCCAAATAATATCCCACTCAACAACTCTGTCACTAATACGAAAAACTTTTTCGTCCGATACATCTCAAGAAAAGGACTCCACAGGAATTTCAGTGTCCAAGGCATCATAATAAGAGAAGTCCAGAATGCTATTTGCGTATCTGAAATTCCTAAATCTTTGAACATAAATACAGAAACCAGATTAATAGCAATAAAGGGAAGCCCCATTGCAAAGTAAGCGGTAGGCACCCAGTAAACCGGGTTGATAGTTTTCTGTTGAGAAACTGTTTTATTCTGCTGCATAAATCATAGTATATAGATGAAAAAAAATCTAATCCATTTATATATAATACAACTAAAAGAGGAAAACTACTAACGCCTCTCCTCTATTTTTTATTTTATTATCACTCTGTCTACTAATGATGATATAGTCAACAGCACAAATATACTAAGGAAAAATCTTTTTATCATGTTTTTATTTCGTTTCTTCTACTACTTTCATTATTTTTGTCTTATATAACACCCAATCATTAAATAATGAGTGAACTCTTAGTCTATAAAGCCTCCGCCGGTTCAGGTAAAACATTTACCCTGGCCGTGGAATATATCAAACTATTAATTCTAAACCCGCGAGCCTATCGTCAGATTCTTGCCGTAACCTTCACTAATAAGGCGACAGCAGAAATGAAAGAACGTATTCTTAGTCAGCTGTACGGTATTCAGACAGGAGACAAAGGATCCGAAGCCTATCTCAACCGTATCAAAGAAGAAACGGGAAAAACAGAGCAGGAAATACGGGAAGCAGCAAGCATTGCCCTTGGTTATATGTTACATGACTACAGTCGGTTTCGGGTAGAAACAATAGATTCTTTTTTCCAGTCTGTTATGCGCAATCTGGCTCGCGAACTGGAATTAAGCCCTAACCTGAATATCGAACTGAACAATACGGAAGTGCTTAGTGAAGCGGTAGACAGTATGATTGAGAAATTAGGCCCTACCTCTCCTGTCCTCGCATGGCTACTGGATTATATCAATGAGCGGATTGCAGACGACAAACGTTGGAACGTATCGGACGAAGTCAAGAATTTC
The nucleotide sequence above comes from Bacteroides caccae. Encoded proteins:
- a CDS encoding creatininase family protein translates to MNRKVDLSISCYGEVKDGRYDIVALPWGATEPHNLHLPYMTDCILSHDVAVSAALIAKQKYGVNCMVMPPIGMGSQNPGQRELPFCIHTRYETQKAILTDIVSSLYVQGIRKLVIINGHGGNTFKSMIRDLSVDYPDFLIASSEWYTVLKVKDYFENPGDHADEVETSVMMHYHPELVNLEEAGSGEYKTFAVQSLNEKVAWIPRNWGKVSKDTGVGDPRGASAEKGKKFAEAVAEKYARLFDELVNQKLY
- a CDS encoding patatin-like phospholipase family protein — protein: MGKQKVALVLSMGGARGIAHIGVIEELLRHNYEITSIAGSSMGAMVGAMYASGKLEECKEWLYSWDKRKMWELADLTLSRDGLVKGDRFIKELKEIIPDMNIEDLPIPYVAMATNIVCDQEVRFDSGSLHEAIRASISIPMLFRPLRKDGMVLIDGGILNPLPLNHVHRTEGDLLIAVDVNAPVDCGKRKKMSPYNLLTESSRMMMQQITRYQIERCQPDILIRMSGNAYDMLEFHHAESIVATGIEITRNALDRIGVTSQEG
- a CDS encoding head GIN domain-containing protein, producing the protein MKSLKVTSMLAVLMFLFITGMQAQTVTPSKKYITKELNNVSNFSSIKVLGSTDVEYRQSSGSKTEISIYGSDNLVDLLEVSTANGVLQVNIKKGVKILSGERRLKVIASSPSLDEVDIKGSADVYLKGTIKGVDLTLNITGSGDIEAENLQYTNLSAYIKGSGDIDVKNVKGTTVKTIVSGSGDVNIKGAAKWAALTVNGSGDISADKLAATEVIATVSGSGDISCYASKQLDAKVSGSGDIEYKGNPSILNKQGRKDSISRK
- a CDS encoding SDR family NAD(P)-dependent oxidoreductase, translating into MADNYIERQQEQYEARKAAWKQAQKYGKKKTGTTHQVRTGQADKIPSDANRRKRRVFVTGGAEGIGKAIVEAFSQADCLVAFCDTNDASGQQTAKETGSIFHKVDVSNKESLENCVLQILKEWGDLDIIINNVGISNFSPITETSIEDFDKILSVNLRPVFITSRLLAIHRKALSFPNPYGRIINICSTRYLMSEPGSEGYAASKGGIYSLTHALASSLSEWHITVNSIAPGWIQTHDYNQLRPEDHSQHPSRRVGKPEDIARMCLFLCEENNDFINGENITIDGGMTKKMIYVK
- a CDS encoding response regulator transcription factor: MNDCFLNLLFSFQLLLPLKEGADFVGSKQTIDVILSDLSLLGYVIPVGGLGIGLFICLLAYLAAEYNVRFQSHEKYKIAMNMLHSIHTPLTLLRNQLEDIKTASLSEPISLKIEEVLKYAERIIDCNQNVMTLDKIEGSIKPKTATVDFELSTYITSIVNQCRPYANIRQVKLKVNECSDCVSCRINENIMTAALQYLLYKIILITNSGCCISISVTHTMDAWELHISNNTVTENKAESLFSFISALFPVYGYSGLRTVRKIIRLHGGKMIGYGHGKFATFRIVIPTDCHCQNQECPVIKSSRIHKDEKQDLKAKDAPHILLVMKDKPFSDYLRKSLSRYYQISILEDPDLIIHTIIRQIPDTIIIDDNVNGISGDSLCFQVKADKTMGEIPVVLLIRSFDNESYLSHLGCGADRLKLRTESICKFRADIHMLIENRIALRERIKNFLSDAIFPLVPMRQEMENTDLLFMNKVNEILEKNLSTEKYRIDKLCVDIGMSRTAFYSKIKDIIGMSPEDYIYSFKMDKALKLLASQQFNISEIAGMLGYCDVQYFRKKFKDFYHVCPTDYIKSIIG
- a CDS encoding GNAT family N-acetyltransferase → MQTYIETSRLILRDWKEEDIPLFALMNADPHVMEYFLQPLTPEESLNFYHRIQKEFQTCGFGLYAVERKEDHAFMGYTGLHQITFDVDFAPGIEIGWRLAHEYWGHGYAPEAATACLEYTRKQPDITELYSFTSLPNLRSERVMQKIGMTRMKEFDHPLVPADHPLCKHVLYHIKTG